The genomic DNA TAGTGCGCGAGCAGGATCTCGGGTGCTTCGGTGTTCATGCGGCTTCTCCCGCATCCGACGACAGGAGACGCATATACGCCTTCGCCGAGGTCGTCTCGACCGTCGCCCTCGGCAGATAGGGGTAGATGGACAGGTCCAGTCTGGGCGGCCGGCGTTCCACCCGGCACAGGATCAGATGCTTGACGGCGTCAAAGCCAATGGCGCCAAGCTGGATCGCCTGCTTCACCGCCGCATGCAGATCGGCGAGTTCGAAGCTCTCCAGCAGGCGGAGGACCTGCACGTACTCACGCCGGCCGTGCTTGGCCATGCGGCCTTCCATCAACCGGCGCAGCGTAGCGAACTCTTGCGGCAAGTCCCAGCCCTGGAGGGGCGCTGCCTGATCCAGCGAATTGATCTTCTGCTCGATCAGCGGCAGGTAATGGACAGGATCGAAGACGACGTCTTCCCGTTCCCAGCACCGAGGATGGCGGGCGATGATCTCGCCACGGCAACCGATGACCACTTCGTTGACATAGCCGCGCACCCACACATCCTGATGGCCATAGGCGACCGGGACGGAATAGTCGTTGGTCTTGTAGCGCACCAGCGACTGCGCCGTCACCTTGGCACTTGCCTGGTCGCAGGCATCAAATGGCGAGGCTGGCAAGGCGCGCATGGCAGCCAGATCGCGCCGCAAGCGCTCGCCGATCGTCTCGCTCTCGCCGCGCAGCCTGTCGCGCTGGCGCTTCCGGCACTGCTCCTCCAGAAAGGTGTTGAACGCCTCCCATGTCGCAAACTGCGGGATCGGCACCATGAAGTTGCGCCGGGCATAGCCGACGAGACCCTCGACGTTCCCCTTGTCGTTGCCCTTGCCGGGACGGCCATAGCGATCCCGGATAAGGTAGTGGGACAGGAAGCCGCTGAACAACGTCGCGCGCTTGCGGGTGCCGTCAGGCAAAATCTTCGCCACCAGGCAACGGTCGTTGTCGTAGACGATCGACTGTGGCACGGCCCCAAAGAAGGCAAATGCATGGATGTGGCCGTCGACCCAGGCCTCGGCCACCGCCGCCGGATAGGCCCGCACATAGCAGCCGTCGCTATGCGGCAGATCGAGCACGAAGAAGCGCGCCTTCTGCTCCACGCCGCCAATCACGACCGTCGCCTCACCGAAGTCCGCCTGCGCATGGCCGGGCGGATGCGACAGCGGCACAAACACCTCTTGTCGGCGCTGATCCCGATCGCGCATATAATCCTTGATGATCGTGTAGCCGCCGGTGAACCCGCATTCGTCGCGCAGGCGGTCGAACACCCGCTTGGCCGTATGGCGCTGCTTGCGCGGCACCTTCAGGTCTTCATCGAGCCAATGGTCGATCGTCGAAACGAACGCATCAAGCTTCGGACGCCGGATCGGTGATCGCCGCTGATAGCCGGGCGGCGTCGAATAGGCCACCATCTTGGCCACGCTGTCGCGCGATATGTTGAAATACTTTGCTGCCTGACGCTGCGTCATCCCTTCGGAAACAGCCAGGCGAACCTTGAGGTATAATTCCACGGTGTAGATCCCCTGTCCCTCCTGCGATCATTGCAGAAAGGAAATAGGTGGCCGGATTTTACTCCGCCCGCAGAAGCATTATGCCGCCGCTACCGTGGACGACTTTTGCACCGCCGCTCTCATGGAACCGAATCTGAACGGTAGCCGACGGCTGAATCGTGTCATCACAGGAACATTGCTTGCACGTGCGAAGAATAATCCGCTTTTCTCAAAAAATCTCGCAAAGTAGGGTGACCACGGCGGTGTGTTCCAGTCACCGGCAACAATAAGCTTCGCGCCCTCTTTTTCAGACAGGACAGCATCCGCCAATCCGTCGAGATAAGCGTTTCGGCCTTTCCAGCGGGCTGGCGAACGCGGTGTATCGGGATGTAGTGCATAAAGAATCAGCGGATCATTTTCCGTCCCCAGAACGAGGCGCATCGGATATCGCTCATACGCCTGCGCGGACGAAAGCCTGACCTCCGAGAGAATAGGAAGACGCGAAAAGACTTTCATATCGTCGCGCGCTGGCAGGTTAGAACTGCTTTGATAGCCAAACAGGCCGCTAGCCGCGATTGCTTTCTGCCAGCGGTCTTCAGTCTCTTGAAGAAAGAGGACATCTGGCTGTTGCTCCGTCAGAAACCGCAGAAAACCCCCAGGTTCCGCATCATTGTGCATCAGCAGGTTGGCTGAGATAACGCGTAAATTCCTGTCCGCAGCCCCCTGCGGTGCCTGAGGCTGCATAAAGAACGGCATCAGACTTGCCAGAAATGCAAGGGAACACAAAAGCCGCGCCGGTCGCTCCCCAAGAAGGAACGTCGCGAGCAGCAGGCAAAAAGCGGATAGAGTGACGTAGGGCCAGAACAGGAAAACAATATCGAATAGCCAGAGGCTACTTCCGAATATCAATGCAGAAAGAACGCCGCTCAAACTGCAAATCGAAATAAAAAGCAGACTTTTTCCAAGCTTACCGTTGCGGACAGAAGTCATTCATTTCACCACATTGAGCATAAAGAGCCGAGACGGTAAGTTTAACATATTAGCTTTAATAATATATCAAAGCGAGTATGCAATAATCTGTTCGCTTCCGAGAACTCGTCACGGATATCGTGAAATCCAGCAGTTTTCACCGAAATGCAAAAGAGCAAAAATTTCCCATTGCGTCTCTAGTGGCTAGAGGTCGTAAAGCTTGCCGTATCAATATGGGGATACATGATATGGTTGAGCCACTTCAGACGAGATTCCGGATCGAGGGCATGGACTGCGCTTCGTGTGCAACCAAAATCGATACGGCGATCAGGCGCATGCCTGGCGTTCAAGATGTTTCGATTTCCGTCTCCGCCGGGACCATGACAGTCGAGCATGACGACACAATCGATGTCGAGGATATGGGAAAAAAGGTCACCGGCCTTGGATATCCGACGAAGCTTATTCCCGCCAAGTCTAAAGCGGTGCCATCTGCTATAGAACACGTCCATGGGCCAGGCTGTTCCCACGATCATGATCATTCACCTGATGAGCACGCGCAGGCGCACGATCATGGTACGACTCCCCACGAGCATGGCTTTGCTTGCATGAACAAGCATGGCAACGAGACGCACTCCCACGACCATACCCATGAGAACAACGGTGGGCACGATCACTCTGCAACCTCTCAATCAAGCCAGAGGCCGATCCCGGATGGTCAGGCCCGTTTCCACGTTGGTGGAATGGATTGTGCTTCATGTGCAAGCAAGATCGACACTGCCGTCCGTCGCATTCCGGGTGTTGAAGATGTTAGTGTCTCGGTGACCTCGGGGACGATGACGGTCAAGCACGCGTTCGCTGATCTCAAAGCTATTGAGAAGCAGGTTTCTGGCCTTGGATACTCGGTCGCACCGATCATTCCTACCGCGAAGCGGTCCCCCGCTACTTATTCAGGATCGCAAGACGATGCTGGCCATACCAACGGACAGGCGTCAGCGGACGTTGAGTTGGAGGGTCTTCACGGTCATGATCATAGGCCAAGCGAAGGGCCGTGGTGGAGTAGCCGCAAGGGGCGCCTGACGATAATCGCAGGCGGATCTCTGACTGCCGCATATGCTATCGGCAATCTGGTTCCGGCCATAGATACTTACGCCTTCATCATCGCCATGTTGGTTGGCCTTATACCCATCGCCCGTCGTGCTTTTATGGCTGCGAGGGCAGGCACTCCCTTCTCCATTGAGATGCTGATGACGATCGCCGCTGTCGGCGCATTGATTATTAACGCTACCGAAGAGGCGGCGGCCGTTGTCTTTCTATTCCTTGTTGGTGAGCTCCTCGAGGGCGTTGCGGCTGGCAAGGCTCGCGACAGTATCAAGTCTCTGACAAACCTCGTGCCCAAGACGGCTTTGCTGGAAGAGGGTGGGAAGACCCGCGAGGTTCCGGCAGAGGTGCTTGCTGTCGGTTCAATTATACTTGTTCGCCCCGGTGACAGGATTTCGGCCGATGGCGTGATAATGTCAGGTGAAAGTTCTGTCGATGAGGCACCCGTGACGGGTGAAAGCGTACCGGTCCGCAAGGTGATCGGTGATAACGTATTCGCAGGTACCGTCAACGGCGACGCGGCACTGCGCGTTCGTGTCACCGCTGCAGCCGAAGACAACACCATTGCTCGCGTCGTCCGCCTGGTCGAGGAAGCCCAGGAATCGAAGGCTCCGACAGAGCGGTTCATCGATCGCTTTTCGAGATACTATACACCGGGCGTGGTTGTCGTTGCCGCGTTGGTTTCCATCATCCCACCTTTACTTGTTGGCGGCGAATGGAGTGAATGGATTTACAAGGGGCTTGCGATCCTTTTGATCGGCTGCCCTTGCGCCCTCGTCATTTCGACACCTGCTGCCATTGCCGCTTCACTGTCGGCGGGCGCACGGCGCGGCCTTCTCATGAAGGGCGGCGCAGTTCTCGAAGGGGTCGGCAGGGTGACTGCAGTCGCGTTCGACAAGACGGGGACGTTGACCGAAGGAAAGCCCAAGTGACGGATGTTATTCCTTTCGGCCGCAGTAGTCCCGAGGTACTCCGTTATGCTGCGGCACTTGAAACCGATCAAGCCATCCGCTGGCGGTCGCGATCCTCGCCAGAGCGGATGAAGACGGGCTCGATGCTCCAGCTTCGACCGATGCCAAGGCACTCGGCGGCAAAGGCGTTAGCGCGGTCATCGACGGCGTGGAAGTCTTCCTCGGATCTCCGAAGGCTGCTGCCGAGCGTGTGACGATTCCGATAGCGCATTCGCTGCAGATTACCTCTCTGAACGAGGATGGCAAGACTGTATCCGTTTTGGTAATCGCGATGTACTTGCAGGTGCCATCGCCATGCGCGACGAACCCCGAGCGGACGCGATCGAGGGCCTTAAGGCACTGACCGATCTCGGGATCAAAGCAATCATGCTTACGGGCGACAACGCTCGCACGCATCAGCCATTGGCGCTCAGCTTGGCATTGAAGTTCGTGCAGAACTGATGCCTGAGGACAAGCAGCGTATTGTTGGCGAACTCAAACAGGAAGGTTACGTGGTCGGCAAGATCGGGATGGCATCAACGATGCTCCCGCTCTCGCTGCGGCAGATATAGGCATCGCCATGGGTGGCGGCACGGACGTCGCGCTGGAGACCGCCGATGCCGCGGTACTCCACGGCAGAGTCGGGATGTCGCTCTCATGGTCGATCTTTCGAAGCGTACGATGCGAAACATTTTTCAGAATATCACCATCGCGCTCGCCTCAAGGCTGTGTTTCTCGTCACCACCATTATGGGAATCACTGCCTCTGGCCCGCTATCCTGGCAGATACGGGTGCAACTGTGCTTGTTACGATAAACGCCTTGCGCCTCCTGCGCCCATACGTTGAAGCAGTAAAATGATCAGGAAAATTGTATTTGGAGGGATCCTGCTGATGGTAGCGACCTCGGTCGTATTCAGTCTGGTCGGGTCCTCGCTGTCTGGAATCCAAAGGAGCTTTTCCAGTACCAAGACGGTCAGACGGTGTCGCAGTGAGAAGGAGGAAGCAATGAACAAGAGATCGAATTCGACAATCCGCGTCGCCGCGACAATCTTTGCATGTCTGCTTGCTGGAACGGCGTTTGCACATGACTTTCAAGGCAGGAAAGCTGGAACTTAGGCACCCTTGGTCGGCACTGCTCCTCCGGTCGCTCCGGTGCTGGGTGGCTATGTGACGATCGTCAACACCGGACAGGAGTCTGACCGTCTTGTCGGTGGCACGACTAACATCGCCGAGAGACTGGAAATCCACGAGTCCTCCCTGGTGGATGGGGTAGCGAAAATGCGTCCGGCGAAGCAAGGCCTCGAAATTGCCCCGGTGCTACCTTGGCGCTTCAACCCGGTGGAACCCACATAATGCTGGTCAAGCCCATAAATCGGCCGGTCGAAGGTGAGAAGTTCAAGCGACGCTCCTGTTCGAGAAAGCAGGAGCAGTGGAGGTCGAGTTCGTTGTGCAGAAGCCGAAACGAGAGTCGGGCGAGGATCATTCCGGCCATCAAGATCCATGATTAGTGGCCTAGAGCGTTTTCACAGGACCTCTATCAACCTCAGGGTCGACAATCCCTCCGCAGTTGTCTGGTGAAGCCTCAGGCGACTGCTAATATGGTTGAGTGCGATGATACTTGCTGGGTTCCTCTTGTATTTCGATGCTGAACGGCATCAGAGCAGGTGCGACCCGAGCAGATCCCGG from Rhizobium oryzihabitans includes the following:
- the istA gene encoding IS21 family transposase translates to MELYLKVRLAVSEGMTQRQAAKYFNISRDSVAKMVAYSTPPGYQRRSPIRRPKLDAFVSTIDHWLDEDLKVPRKQRHTAKRVFDRLRDECGFTGGYTIIKDYMRDRDQRRQEVFVPLSHPPGHAQADFGEATVVIGGVEQKARFFVLDLPHSDGCYVRAYPAAVAEAWVDGHIHAFAFFGAVPQSIVYDNDRCLVAKILPDGTRKRATLFSGFLSHYLIRDRYGRPGKGNDKGNVEGLVGYARRNFMVPIPQFATWEAFNTFLEEQCRKRQRDRLRGESETIGERLRRDLAAMRALPASPFDACDQASAKVTAQSLVRYKTNDYSVPVAYGHQDVWVRGYVNEVVIGCRGEIIARHPRCWEREDVVFDPVHYLPLIEQKINSLDQAAPLQGWDLPQEFATLRRLMEGRMAKHGRREYVQVLRLLESFELADLHAAVKQAIQLGAIGFDAVKHLILCRVERRPPRLDLSIYPYLPRATVETTSAKAYMRLLSSDAGEAA
- a CDS encoding endonuclease/exonuclease/phosphatase family protein, with translation MTSVRNGKLGKSLLFISICSLSGVLSALIFGSSLWLFDIVFLFWPYVTLSAFCLLLATFLLGERPARLLCSLAFLASLMPFFMQPQAPQGAADRNLRVISANLLMHNDAEPGGFLRFLTEQQPDVLFLQETEDRWQKAIAASGLFGYQSSSNLPARDDMKVFSRLPILSEVRLSSAQAYERYPMRLVLGTENDPLILYALHPDTPRSPARWKGRNAYLDGLADAVLSEKEGAKLIVAGDWNTPPWSPYFARFFEKSGLFFARASNVPVMTRFSRRLPFRFGSMRAAVQKSSTVAAA
- a CDS encoding copper chaperone PCu(A)C; the protein is MVGTAPPVAPVLGGYVTIVNTGQESDRLVGGTTNIAERLEIHESSLVDGVAKMRPAKQGLEIAPVLPWRFNPVEPT